CGTACCAGGTCGTCCAGCCGCCGACCTTGCACCCCTGCGCGAAGCTCGCGGAGAGCGGGTGCTCGTCGATCCGGCACGGGTCCAGCAGGCACGGCTTGGCGTGGAAGTGCTCGTCGTCGAAGCGCGGACGCGGCGGCGGCTCCGCCACCACGTCCGTGACCGCCCCCGCCGACCGCCAGACCACCCGCACGCCCGGCCCGTCCAGGGTCCCGCCCGGGCAGACGAACACCTGGAGCAGGTCGGTCCCCCTGGGGAAGGGCAGGCTGGGGAAGTCCTTGCGGTAGAGCTGGAGTTCACTGTAGGCCGGTTCCGGCCAGGGCTCGTCGACCGGCCACAGCAGGGGGCCGCCGATGTGGCTCTGCCCCACTCCCGGCTGCCCGGGGGACGGGTGCAGGCGCATGGCGGGCAGGGCGACTGCGGCGAGGTCTGCGTTGGTGGGCTGCACGATCCGGAAACTACGAACGGACCGCGTTTGCCGCGTAGGCAATCCTTC
The window above is part of the Allokutzneria albata genome. Proteins encoded here:
- a CDS encoding YwqG family protein, translated to MQPTNADLAAVALPAMRLHPSPGQPGVGQSHIGGPLLWPVDEPWPEPAYSELQLYRKDFPSLPFPRGTDLLQVFVCPGGTLDGPGVRVVWRSAGAVTDVVAEPPPRPRFDDEHFHAKPCLLDPCRIDEHPLSASFAQGCKVGGWTTWYGGEPHHLLRCPECSAVRRPLIGLDTYEFPHESCSHQPKTVNPVGWKFGSLGALYVFACSRDPRHPVITYED